In Salvelinus alpinus chromosome 36, SLU_Salpinus.1, whole genome shotgun sequence, the genomic stretch AGTTGTGACCATTGATTATGTGGGTGGCAGGGAAATGCTAACGTTTTACCGCAAGAGTATTGATGAAGAGTGAGCCTGTTCATATTAATTTTGGTTCATATAATTAACAATTTGCTACTGGTGCTGTCGTCTAGCCAAAGCTTAACTTCAGTCCTCTTTCTCTTGTTGACAGGAACCCCTCCCTGAAGCAGCAGCTCTTCTCCTATGCCATCCTGGGCTTTGCCCTGTCTGAGGCTATGGGGCTCTTCTGTCTCATGGTGGCGTTCCTCATCCTGTTCGCTATGTAATTTAGTCACACCCTGTTCCCATCCCTGCCCCGTCACTTTTCTCCCAGGGAATTGAAGCTCATGAGGCCGTGGCACCGCCATTCCAATCAAAATCTACGTCTACAAATCCTGCCTTTTTTATGTTCCCCCTTTTTTTCTCCAGAGGTTTTACGTAAGAGCGTACTTTGGTTTAGACGGTCTGTCTGAATAAATGGTTGGGATAACTGAACTTGTCAGTCTTTATTTTCAGTGTTTGGGTGCTGGACTTAAAGATATGTAAACTAAAAGTACTAGTTACCTTATCACATTGAATGCAATATAAGCTAAATGTACTAGTACAGGAATGTGGAGGTTCTTAGCAATTAAGtctgggtctcaacttactgttgagttaGAATTAATAGAATACATATAAGGTGCAATTTCGTAATGTAGTTGTGTATCAGAAGTGCcccaattagcccatgtcagcaaagcatttttagattggtaaattagtctagggaccagctatgtaaacttgtaGTAAGCGTGTTCGCATCACCGACCGGGTTGGGGCCCATTTGATCATCAGttataataaactcagcaaaaaaagaaaggtcCTCTTTCTGTCAACTGTTTagtttcagcaaacttaacgtgtaaatatttgtatgaacataacaagattcaacaactgagacaaactgaacaagttccacagacatgtgactaacagaaatggaatgtgtCCCTGAGCAAAgagggggtcaaaagtaacagtatctggtgtggccaccagctgcattaattactgcagtgcatctcattgtctgcaccagatttgccagttcttgctgtgagatgttaccccgctCTTCCACCGTGACActtgcaagttcctggacatttctgtgggggaattggccctagccctcaccctccaatccaacaggtcccagatgtgctcaatgagattgagacccgggctcttcgctggccatggcagaacactgacattcctgtcttgcaggaaatcacgcacagaacgagcagtacggctggtagcattgtcctgctggagggtcatgtcaggatgagcctgcaggaagggaaccacatgagggaggaggatgtcttccctgtaatgcacagcgttgagattgcctgcaatgacaagctgtCAGATGATGCTGTGACCCTCTGCCCCAGACCACGATGGACccgccacctccaaatcgatcccgcgccagagtacaggccttggtgtaatgctcattccttcgacgataaatgcgaatttGACCTtaacccctggtgagacaactgtgactcatcagtgaagagcactttttgccagtcatgTCTGGTCCAGcagcggtgggtttgtgcccataggagacgttgttgccggtgatgtctgaggacctgccttacaacaggcctacaagccctcagtccagcctctctaagcctctctcagcctattgcggacagtctgagcactgatggagggattgtccgttcctggtgtaactcgggcagttgccatcctgtcccgcaggtgtgatcggctgtaccgatcctgtgcaggtgttacacgtggtctgccactgcgaggacgatcagctgtccgtcctgtagcgctgtcttgggcgtctcacagtacggacattgcaatttattgccatggccacatctgcatgcctaaggcacgttcacgcagatgagcagggaccttgggcatcattctttttgtgtttttcagtcaaaggcctctagtgtcctaagttgtcctaactgtgaccttaattgcctaccgtctgagCTGttggtgtcttaacgactgttccacaggtgcatgttcattaattgtttatggttcctTGAACAAGcgtgggaaacggtgtttaaaccctttacaatgaagatctgaagtTGTTCGGATTTAATTATCTTTGCAAGACAGGGTCCTTAAAGGgactttttgttgttgctgagtttattgATAACTGCAAGCATTTGCCTCCAccttatggcaaaatgtgtagaatttcaggaaacaTTAACTTTTTGTCTGCGCTGTCACAGACCCACGAGTCATTGCTGCCCCTCGTGATgagttcagttttttttttttgtggcacCCGCCCCAATTAAAGTTGTCCATCCCTGTATTAGTttatacagtgtacaaaacattaggaacacataaTGCGTTTTGCCCTCAGGACGGCCTGAATTCGTCAGAGCATCGACTAGGTGTCAAGTGTTCACAAGGAttttggcccatgttgactccaatgcttcccacagttggttGGATGATCTTTGggtggtggtggaccattcttgatacacatgggaaactgagtgtggaaaaacccagtAATGTTGCAAacgcactcaaaccggtgcgcctggcacctaccataccctgttcaaaggcacttaatcttttgtcttgcccatttaccctcaATGGCAGTCTTGAGGCTTTAGTCTATTTAACCTGTCACCTTTTATctacactgaagtggatttaacaggacATCGAGGTTTCATCTGGTCAGTCGGTCATAAAAAAAAAAGCACGCTTTGTACATTTGGTGTATATTCAATGTAATTTGTCTGCACAATGTTGATATACAGGATTGCGTGCCACAATTACTTTTGACTTGCTTCAAAAGCTGATTTGGGAAATTATCAGTTTTCCTAAGATTCTTTGCAAGTTTAACTTCCTGCAGTCTAGTGGTCAACGATGCAATCCCTCAGACATTTTGAGTTGGAAGAGGATAGAATGAGGGGAAGCAAGGAATCAAAGGACTTCACCCTTGGTGTAGCCACGGACTATAGGTACTTACACCTGACCTGTCAATTGCTTTTGAATTCATGAGGTTGGAGCCAATGGGCACACTTTGGAGGGAGAATAGGAATTCAGCACtgatgtctgtgcgttgtttctGGACAACTATGGGTGGGCCAGTGTCACTAGAGAATGAACCACATCTTTGAGCACTTGAAATTAAGTACGTTTTAAATTGGCTATACACTCACCTCATTTATTTGGACGGTGAAGCTGAAATGTTTAATTTAGCTTtatattttggatttgagatcaaatgtttcatatgctgCAACAATCCGAATGACACCTTATTTAAGGATATCACCGTTTAGACTTAAGTGCTTTATCTAGTGTTCGCAGTTTGTTTTGGTGGTTTCGGATTATGATGTGCCcagtagaaatgaatggtaaataatgtattgtcattttggagtcactttttattgtaaataagaatggaaTATGCTTCTGAACACATCAACATTCATGCGGATGCTGCCATGATTAAAGATCATCAATTGTGAATGAttgaggttagcatgtttttAGGGGTATGATCTGTGTgcctaactttctcactcattgtTATAAATGATTATCAGTAATCGTGGTAGTATCCACATTAATGCATTATTTACCATTTAATTTCTGGCATAATCCAAAgcgaactgcaaatgcatccaagtttgtagtcacaagcttgatgtagtcattgcgtgctaggaatatgacaccaaatactaaacttttgactactttaatacattgAGTTTTTTCAAATACTaaatgacaccttcaaatgggggtaCTAGATGCATAAAGTGCCTTTTattttctaaacggtaaaacatatgaaaataccctcaaataaaatgtCATGTACTGTTGCCTGAAAACATTTGAGCTCAAATCCAGAATGCTGGAGCATAGCACCAAGTTCAAAGTTGTAGCTTCACTGTCCATATAAATATGGAGGGGAGGGTAGTTTTATTCGCTAGGTCAGTAGTTCCCAACTTATTTTTAACTGTGGCACAATTTGATGGGCTATAAAATTCTGTGACACACTTAAATGTCCCTGTAAATGTTTTTAGTGGTAATGACCTCATCTGATTCATACTGCAATTATCGATTTTCTGTGACAAACGTTTCTTTATAGATTTAAGAAGGGTTTATTACAAATATTGTCAGTTTTGATAGTTCCTTACTCATTATGGTTAATGTGTGTAGCCCTTTAAGTGCATCTCACCAATGGGccagatgtatttttttttagCTCAGTTAATGTAGGTCTTTAGTTTTGAACGGTTTGGGCTACAGAGTTTTCTGCAATTTAAAGGCGCAACCACAGACATAAAGCAATGCTCCATTTGTTTCTATGGCAGCTGCTGTTCTGTAGCTTAGCCCAGCCATATAAAGAAATGTTTCTGATTTAACCTAATCAGACTTGACTGTGCTAATGTTTATCATATAGTAAGAAATACATGTCTCTGACTAAACCTAATCAGACTAGCCTGTGCTGATGGTTTTTTACAGACAAAGTAAAATTATACAAATGACTGCTTGTGGTGCGCGACCCTCAAATACACATCTAACAACAGTCTGAGCACACTGGAAACGGTGGTCTAAGGCACGgcttctcagtgcaagaggcgtcactacagtccctggtttgattttaaggctgtatcacatccagctgtgattgggagtcccatagggtggcgcacaattgacccagcatcgtcggggtaggccgtcattgtaaataagaatttgttcttaactgacttgcctagttaaagaaaaggttacacacacagacaacgaTACAAATGTAGCCATTTTAGGTATTATGTGACCGGCACTAGTGCTCCCAAGTAAAAATGCTATGTGTATTCACTATACTGGTGGTAATGTACAACTTCAATCATTAATGGAAAAAGTGACGACCTGAATAGAATAATTTAACTGTTAAATCCAAGTGGACACCCAGGATGTTCTGTAACCCTGAGTTAAACTAAAGCAGTCTTCTACAAGTTACTAGTCaaattaaaaatattttaaattccAGCCAACTCATTTAGGTTGTAAGTCACGTCGAGGTATGGTGTTCTAAAGAAAATTTAAAATACTGATTGTAGGCCTACTGTTGTATGTTGCTACTTTAAGATTTCCACATTTTAATGGGATGAATGTTGTCTAATCGGGTGTGGACGCGGAGTCCAACTAGAATGCTGAAGATCGCCGCCAGGTGGCAGTAAAGGTATTCTGTGCTGTGGAGAGGAAGTGGTTATTGAAAACCGAAGGAAAAGCTAGGCGATAAACAGGCTGAAACCGCAAACTGCGTTGGTGACTGGTAAAACAGAATTTGTGACGGGTAATATATTATAGCATTAACTTTTCGACTGACAGTTTGTAGGTTCTTAAGACGTAGCTAAACACGATTAGCTACTTTTGGAGGCGAGAAGAAAGGCATACAATGCCGTGGGAGCGCTTTTTCTCATCCTCGCCTCGCCTTGTTCTTCCTCATTTACCGACTGCGTGAGGACGGACTCAAAACAAGAAACTACTGTATCGACAACTGTCAATaactgtagctagcaagctagctataaCCTGAACACGTGCTAATTTACAATGGCGGATAGCGTAGGAGAGGTTGCTAATGGTGAAATTGGGTTAGGTGTTAGTAGTCTGGGAAATGGAGCTCCGCTGTTACCGAGTTTGGGTAATTCTCTGCCGGGCCACTCGACGAGTGGAGCTAACCCGGCCTCACCACCCCCAGCAGCGGCTGCTGAGACTGGCCTAGCCGTCATGGCCCTTGGAGCCACAACTACCTCAACCGTGGTGACTGGGAGCGGGTTTGGAGGTGCAGGTGTTCTTAGCGCGGTAGTGGGCTCTGCCATTCCAGTACCCCCCTACTCGGCCACCAATGCTCTGCCGGGTGGTATCGGTTTGGGGGTGGCCGGAGCGGGCCTCTTGTCCCAGATTCACGCAACGTCCTGGGACCCAACACTAAGTACCGACTGGGACAACGAGAAGACGTCCCAGCAATGCATTCTCCGAATCAAAAGGTAATAATTTGAGTATGCAGATATACACTGGTGGGCTTGCCTGTTAGAACATATGGGATGTGGTTCCAACTTCCATGCTGTCTGAAAACGAAAGAACCACACCACACGTGTATTTTTGTGAATATAAATGCTACTTTTCTACAAACACCAGTGTTACACTACTGTGTTTACATACCTAGACATATAGTCCTTGATTGTGACTCTCAATTTCTTGACCATACACATGAGTCATTGGACGAAAGGCGTCTTCTGTATTGGGGAGTTTTGTTTAAGGGCCCTGACACTCAATCTGAACATTAACACTCGTCGCTTGCAGTACGGTTTTGGAAGCACCTTTCATATCAGGGGGAAATCATTTtcacataaaacattttttgggaTACACACCTTcatagggttagtgttcccacacgtccatatctccatgttacagggATTGTTTAATTAGCCATCTAGCatgctccgaacacctgtgtCTAAGCATAACTCGGGAAGTGTAGCAGAAGTGTACTTTCGTTGGACGGAGGCACCCATAACTatgtatatgtttttttaaaggattCTTTCCCGCTGATGAAAGATATGTTTCGAAAGCCCTGTCGCAAGCGACGATTAATGACGTTTCTAAACGTTAAAACCGCGTTCGGATTGTAGTTCAAAATGTCGTTTTGGGCGACGCTAATAGCTGAAAACTAGGGAGAAGGCAGCATGCCGCTTAGAGTTGTAGAGTTAGGACTGACAGGATTTGTGAAGAGCAGAGtcaacaacctctgcataatCAAAGCAGTTTCTTTGTGAGGTGTTAATTATGTAAATTACAGCTGAAAAGTTCCCGAGGCCTGCTTTTGGTTCCAAGTGAGAGCGGGTCCATCAGAGCTATGACACAGTGAGACACTGGTGCTGGCCCGCatagatggaaacagaaaagttTGAGCCTTTTTGGTGAAACATGGGTAAATCCTGTAGGAAAATATGCCCTAAGAAAATGCTTACTTAGGCTACTAGTTAAGCCAATAGTTTGTATTAATTGGTCAGAGTTACTGATGTCATGTGTAAATCCATTTGCGTATAATGTGACTCTCAGTAATTAATATATTGACCTCATGAAACGTGTAAACACAGCGTTATCAACATTACATTGTTGGCATAAAAGGTGCCCCGAGTGCCAGTCTGCTTGCTCTAtcatgggcggcaggtagcctagtggttagagcgttggactagtaaccgaaaggttgcaagatcagatctccgagctgacaaggtaaaaatatgtcgttctgcccctgaacaaggcagttcctaggccgtcattgaaaataagaatttgttcttaactgacttgcctagttaaatgaaggctaaaaatatatataataataaatcatgccaagttggcaagagcacaaaccgatctgggaccaggctactatcATTGTGTATTTGCATATTTTCTTATGTTTCTCTTCTTACTCTTTCCTCAGGGATATAATGTCCATCTATAAGGAGCCTCCCCCGGGTATGTTTGTAGTTCCTGACCCTCACGACATGACTAAGGTAAAGCTCACAGACTTCCACTATCTAGGTCCACGGGGTCTGTCCAGACCACCTTACTGTTGTACATTGAGCTAGCCAGACCCCTTCCCCCAACAACTCCTATCCCAGGCTCAAGTTGTTGTTGGGGGGATCCTTCTTGAAAGAAAGTTAACATAAGTAAATTGTGCCCTGAATAAATTAAGTATTTATCAGGTAATTTAGCCTTGTTTGTCTTCTAAATTCTAACCCACAGACTCAATGTTTGTACTAAGTCAAAAGAAAAATGAAATTGGACTTACTAAACAAAAAATACAGCCTTGAAGAACTTTTGCTGTGGCAAGAGGAACAACAGCCCTCTTGGAATTAGTCTCCTGCACAACTATTATGAGGATTATGGCAACCATGGGAATTATGGAGAAATTCAACGCATCGACACCCTCCCTATATATTAGTCCTGACTCTAGTCTTCCCTCCTCAGATCCATGCCCTCATCACAGGACCCTTCGACACGCCCTACGAGGGAGGCTTCTTCCTCTTTCTGTTCCGCTGCCCCCCGGACTACCCCATCCACCCCCCACGGGTCAAGCTCATCACCACCGGCCAAAACACTGTGCGCTTCAACCCCAACTTTTACCGTAACGGCAAAGTATGCCTCAGCATCCTCGGGTAAGCCAGGGTCCTGCAGCTCAGGGGAAACCTGCTGCACCTGAGCAACCCATACATCTATGCCCATTTCCCTTTCAAACTAGGGGATGGGGTGACTAGGGGTCGAAATGGGACAAGGCATTCATAAGTCTACCTATTAAACCCAGGCCCATAGAATAGCAGCTCTTACAAATGATATACTTGGGACACTGTGTGATGAGACCTGCAATCAATATCATGATTCCACTTAATTACACACAAGAGCATGAAAAACAGCAGACAGTGGTGCCCAATAGTTGCAAGTCAGTCTGTATTATTCATGCCTGACCTGGTCTGACCACAACTGTAAGGGGTAGATTCAGGTAGCGGGCATTCTTTGGCGGAACATGCTTATTTATGGCAGCTCTCTATGTAGAGACGCAGATAATTTCTTGCATGTCAGTACTTCATCCCAGACTCGGTCCAGATCTCCCCCTCACTGTCGACGTGTGGGTGACTTTGGGCCAGAGGATGTGATGCCATCATTCTATTGAAAATAGAATACCTTTTTATTTTTCTTGGAATAACGTGCCCATGTATCGTAATGCTATTTTGGACCT encodes the following:
- the LOC139565056 gene encoding ubiquitin-conjugating enzyme E2 Z-like, whose product is MADSVGEVANGEIGLGVSSLGNGAPLLPSLGNSLPGHSTSGANPASPPPAAAAETGLAVMALGATTTSTVVTGSGFGGAGVLSAVVGSAIPVPPYSATNALPGGIGLGVAGAGLLSQIHATSWDPTLSTDWDNEKTSQQCILRIKRDIMSIYKEPPPGMFVVPDPHDMTKIHALITGPFDTPYEGGFFLFLFRCPPDYPIHPPRVKLITTGQNTVRFNPNFYRNGKVCLSILGTWTGPAWSPAQSISSVLISIQSLMTENPYHNEPGFEQERHPGDSKNYNECIRHETMRVAVCDMLDGKVPCPEALWSVMEKSFLEYYDFYEGVCKERLHQQGQNMQDPFGEKRGRFDYQGLLARLSATQRRIRVKCPPEDNDDHSDSDTSSSGTDPDSQGSSQP